Proteins encoded together in one Planctopirus ephydatiae window:
- a CDS encoding YdjY domain-containing protein → MSGKPLVITSGLFICLVFVAGFSFFNANLAVSQVPVGDQNAAKAAPAAQTNQATVESQKSVEDSNDKLTALNPSGTVQVDAANKRLLVKGRVVLREGQLEMLACPRQTKEHESIIAVDAPAQLIHAGLLALGAKTGTGVKFQPKFQPPTGEKLLINISWKDAQGKDHKVSAQSWVRNATRRYFVASLPKIDEELKFPEESGLIWDNRQKELLWYGHMTQEKKAELKKTVTDPRLQASIDKFFNDSQFAEMKADFVFVGSLFEADPDSGKQRYLADGGDLICVANFSTATIDVATASTNTGEDLLFEAYTERIPPVETPITLEIQLAEATAPKP, encoded by the coding sequence ATGTCAGGAAAACCGCTGGTAATAACTTCCGGCTTGTTCATCTGCCTGGTTTTCGTGGCGGGTTTCAGTTTCTTCAATGCCAACTTAGCGGTTTCACAGGTGCCGGTTGGTGATCAGAATGCTGCAAAAGCAGCACCTGCGGCTCAAACAAATCAAGCCACCGTCGAAAGTCAGAAGTCGGTAGAAGATTCCAACGACAAGCTCACGGCTCTCAACCCCTCAGGGACTGTCCAGGTGGACGCGGCAAACAAGCGACTGCTGGTGAAAGGCCGTGTCGTCTTGAGAGAAGGTCAGTTGGAAATGCTCGCCTGTCCCCGACAGACAAAAGAGCATGAATCGATCATTGCCGTCGATGCACCGGCTCAGTTAATCCATGCTGGCTTGCTGGCACTGGGGGCCAAAACCGGAACTGGTGTCAAATTTCAGCCCAAATTTCAGCCTCCAACTGGCGAGAAACTCCTGATCAACATCTCCTGGAAAGATGCTCAAGGAAAGGATCATAAGGTTTCGGCACAGAGCTGGGTTCGAAATGCCACCCGTCGATACTTTGTTGCCTCATTGCCCAAGATCGATGAAGAACTGAAGTTTCCCGAAGAGAGTGGCCTGATCTGGGATAACCGGCAGAAAGAACTTCTCTGGTATGGTCATATGACCCAAGAGAAAAAGGCCGAACTGAAAAAGACAGTGACTGATCCACGCCTGCAGGCCTCGATTGACAAGTTCTTTAATGACTCTCAATTCGCAGAAATGAAAGCCGATTTTGTCTTTGTTGGCAGTTTGTTTGAAGCCGACCCCGACAGTGGCAAGCAACGCTACCTCGCGGATGGTGGTGACCTGATTTGCGTGGCCAATTTTTCCACAGCCACCATCGATGTGGCGACTGCCAGTACCAATACTGGTGAAGACCTCCTGTTTGAGGCTTATACTGAGCGGATTCCGCCAGTGGAGACACCCATTACGCTGGAGATCCAGTTGGCCGAAGCCACTGCACCAAAGCCGTAA
- a CDS encoding HAD family hydrolase, with translation MDASLHSKENLNEGKERPAVIPDGLTFDAIIFDCDGTLGDSMPMHYVAWVETLTPYGAFMSEDEFYAMGGWPTKIVAQTMLDRFDIKTDLAAMVKHKEKLFVQKLSEVPPVPQVVEVVHYYHGKIPLAVATGGLPEVCLGVLKSIGLSPKLFNTIVTCEDVQSHKPEPEIFLEAARRLNVPPDRCIVFEDVDPGIEAARRAGMTSVDVRTFYTPRRIT, from the coding sequence ATGGATGCTTCACTTCACTCGAAAGAAAATTTGAATGAGGGGAAAGAACGTCCCGCGGTGATCCCTGACGGGCTAACATTCGATGCCATTATCTTCGATTGCGATGGCACTTTGGGCGATTCCATGCCCATGCACTACGTGGCCTGGGTCGAGACATTGACACCCTATGGCGCTTTCATGAGCGAAGATGAGTTCTACGCCATGGGGGGCTGGCCTACAAAAATTGTGGCCCAAACCATGCTGGATCGGTTTGATATCAAGACTGATCTGGCTGCGATGGTTAAGCACAAAGAGAAACTTTTTGTGCAGAAACTCAGTGAAGTTCCTCCTGTCCCCCAGGTGGTTGAGGTGGTGCATTATTACCACGGCAAAATTCCTCTGGCAGTCGCGACCGGTGGGCTGCCAGAAGTCTGTTTGGGAGTGCTCAAGAGTATTGGGCTGTCACCAAAACTCTTCAATACCATCGTCACCTGCGAAGACGTTCAGAGCCATAAGCCGGAGCCAGAGATCTTTCTGGAAGCTGCTCGCCGTCTGAATGTTCCTCCTGATCGATGCATCGTCTTTGAGGATGTGGATCCCGGGATTGAGGCTGCCCGCCGGGCGGGGATGACTTCCGTCGATGTACGAACTTTTTACACGCCAAGACGCATTACCTGA
- a CDS encoding CTP synthase, which yields MSKHIFVTGGVVSSLGKGLTSASIGTILESRGLKVRMQKLDPYINVDPGTMSPYQHGEVYVLDDGAETDLDLGHYERFTHSPLTRDSNFTSGRIYLKVIEKERQGKYLGGTVQVVPHITDEIKNSVLKLAAPDVDVVITELGGTVGDIEGLPFLEAIRQIPLDIGRENCLFIHLTLVPYLKAARELKTKPTQHSVQQLRQIGIQPDVLIIRCERPLGRDNAEKIGLFCNVEKNAVIEEMDTEFSIYEVPLGLIEHGLDDLIVRKLGLKVGERQMEGWEVLVQKIRNPQHDVTIAVVGKYIEHRDAYKSIYESLDHAGFKHDSRIIVKRIEAEELEQQDPAALLAGVDGILVPGGFGRRGIEGKIRAVRFARTQKIPYFGICLGMQVAVIEFAREVLGHKNANSTEFVADTDHPVICLLEEQKKVTHRGGTMRLGAQACRLAEGSLLAKLYGRTEISERHRHRYEFNPEYREQFMAAGMNLVGTSPDGSLVEAVELPGHPWFAAVQFHPEFKSKPQSPHPLFDGFIKAALQRHQERALVATTGTTS from the coding sequence ATGTCCAAGCATATTTTTGTGACCGGTGGTGTTGTCAGTTCGTTGGGTAAGGGGCTTACATCTGCGTCGATTGGCACGATTCTGGAAAGTCGCGGGCTGAAAGTCCGGATGCAGAAGCTCGATCCTTACATCAACGTGGATCCCGGCACCATGAGCCCTTACCAGCATGGTGAGGTTTATGTTCTTGATGATGGTGCCGAGACCGACCTTGATCTTGGGCATTACGAACGGTTTACGCACAGCCCTCTGACAAGAGATTCCAATTTCACGTCTGGTCGCATTTATCTCAAAGTGATCGAAAAAGAGAGGCAGGGAAAGTACCTGGGCGGAACCGTACAGGTGGTTCCCCATATCACCGATGAAATCAAGAATTCCGTATTGAAACTCGCTGCTCCCGATGTGGATGTGGTGATTACCGAACTGGGTGGGACAGTTGGCGATATTGAAGGTTTGCCGTTTTTGGAAGCGATTCGTCAGATTCCTCTCGATATCGGCCGCGAAAACTGTCTGTTCATTCATCTGACTTTGGTGCCCTATCTCAAAGCGGCTCGCGAGTTGAAAACAAAACCAACTCAGCACAGTGTGCAGCAACTCCGCCAGATTGGTATTCAGCCAGATGTCCTCATCATTCGTTGCGAACGGCCACTGGGTCGAGACAACGCCGAGAAAATCGGTTTGTTCTGTAACGTGGAGAAAAACGCAGTCATCGAGGAGATGGATACGGAATTTTCCATTTATGAAGTTCCGTTGGGTTTGATTGAACATGGTCTGGACGATCTGATTGTTCGAAAACTGGGCCTGAAAGTCGGCGAACGCCAGATGGAGGGCTGGGAGGTTCTCGTCCAGAAGATTCGAAATCCGCAGCATGATGTGACAATTGCCGTGGTGGGCAAGTACATCGAACATCGGGATGCTTACAAGTCGATTTACGAATCGCTCGATCATGCGGGATTCAAGCATGATTCGCGAATCATCGTGAAACGGATCGAAGCCGAAGAACTCGAACAGCAGGATCCTGCGGCCCTCCTGGCTGGCGTGGATGGAATTCTTGTTCCCGGCGGCTTTGGTCGACGGGGGATTGAAGGCAAAATTCGTGCAGTTCGTTTTGCGCGAACTCAAAAGATTCCCTACTTCGGAATCTGCCTGGGAATGCAGGTGGCGGTCATCGAGTTTGCCCGAGAAGTGCTGGGCCACAAGAATGCGAACAGTACCGAGTTCGTGGCGGACACGGATCATCCCGTCATCTGTCTGCTTGAAGAACAAAAGAAAGTGACTCATCGCGGCGGTACCATGCGACTTGGTGCACAGGCATGCCGCCTTGCAGAGGGCTCGTTATTGGCCAAACTCTACGGCCGTACGGAGATTTCGGAGAGGCATCGACACCGCTACGAGTTCAATCCCGAGTATCGCGAACAGTTCATGGCGGCAGGTATGAACCTCGTGGGCACGAGTCCGGATGGGTCGCTCGTTGAGGCAGTGGAACTCCCCGGGCACCCATGGTTTGCTGCTGTCCAGTTTCATCCGGAATTCAAGTCGAAACCCCAGTCGCCGCATCCGCTTTTTGATGGATTCATCAAGGCTGCGCTCCAGCGCCATCAGGAACGAGCGCTTGTAGCCACGACGGGAACGACTTCTTAG
- the kdsB gene encoding 3-deoxy-manno-octulosonate cytidylyltransferase, translated as MPQKICGVIPARLASTRLPGKMLLNQTGKPLLQHVWERVAATELFDELVIATDATEIFQVAETFGANVEMTGEHVSGTDRVAEVIRRRADQFEIVVNVQGDEPEIDRGHISKVIESLLVVPKAQMSTLAAPLRRWESIAATSCVKVVTDSTGRALYFSRSVIPFPRDGFDESILLGPSPWRLHVGIYGFRTDFLLQLTTWPQSPLEKLEKLEQLRALEAGVHIQVADVDHPSVGIDTPEDYAQFVERMRNV; from the coding sequence ATGCCTCAAAAAATCTGTGGTGTCATTCCTGCTCGGCTGGCATCAACCCGTCTGCCGGGAAAAATGCTCCTGAATCAAACTGGCAAGCCTTTGTTGCAACACGTCTGGGAACGTGTCGCTGCGACAGAACTTTTTGATGAATTAGTCATTGCGACCGATGCCACGGAAATTTTCCAGGTTGCCGAGACGTTTGGGGCCAACGTGGAAATGACGGGTGAACACGTCAGCGGCACAGACCGGGTGGCAGAAGTCATCCGTCGTCGTGCGGATCAATTTGAAATCGTGGTGAACGTTCAAGGAGATGAGCCCGAAATTGATCGAGGACATATTTCGAAAGTGATCGAAAGTCTGTTGGTTGTCCCCAAGGCGCAAATGTCAACTTTAGCTGCTCCCCTGAGACGCTGGGAATCGATTGCAGCCACGTCCTGTGTCAAGGTCGTCACCGATTCGACAGGCCGAGCGCTCTATTTCAGTCGGTCGGTGATTCCCTTTCCGCGAGATGGCTTTGATGAATCGATACTGTTGGGGCCATCACCCTGGAGACTGCATGTAGGAATCTACGGCTTCCGCACAGATTTTCTGCTGCAACTGACCACATGGCCACAATCCCCACTGGAAAAACTCGAAAAACTGGAACAATTACGGGCTCTCGAAGCAGGTGTCCACATCCAGGTGGCTGATGTTGATCATCCCTCAGTTGGAATCGATACGCCCGAGGATTATGCTCAGTTTGTGGAGCGGATGCGGAATGTTTGA